A window of Thalassophryne amazonica chromosome 12, fThaAma1.1, whole genome shotgun sequence genomic DNA:
agcacttctcctttgctgagataatctatcccacctcacaggtgtgccatatcaagatgctgattagacaccatgattagtgcacaggtgtgccttagactgcccacaataaaaggccactctgaaaggtgcagttttgttttattgggggggataccagtcagtatctggtgtgaccaccatttgcctcatgctgtgcaacacatctccttcgcatagagttgatcaggttgtcaattgtggcctgtggaatgttggtccactcctcttcaatggctgtgcgaagttgctggatattggcaggaactggtacacgctgtcgtatacgccggtatataaaatctcctttaacagtggaatatccggataaaatgctgaaaccgacttcttctgaaacttctctgttctctcacgacatcctggatcaatagagcctgaaatgtggaggttttcagcttgaaacaggctgacaacagcgcctgggagcgctgcgcgacgtctcgcaccgtgggaagtccttaaagcgacagtatcacctcaaaatctctcatcagccgttaatattttcaccgaaaaccagcttaatttttctaaccatgtccacttcgatgtgcctcacaggtttagaaaaaattttgatcaaacaaagcgccagtctctcagcaacttctcagacaaaggaattccgacgaggggttgaacgactcctcccacaaggagtgctcacaggcgaatgacgtcaccgacaggcgtggaaaaactcacgcatgcgcacgagggttcaagcatgtctgacgtaaaaacatatgaatgaaatccatatagtttttgaaaaaaataaaaaggacctatactttattgacagccctcgtatatactgaAAATAGCATTGTGATACACTAAATAACAGAATGTCAAATGATACCGCCAATTGTTCTTAAAAAACACAAACGATACCGTATGGTAATTCTGTCCAGATTAGGCAGTTCTCATATATTCAGCAACCAAAcaaaaaggagactagtgagggaagccaccaagacatccattttctttaaaaaagatGGGAAATTTCAGAtaaagtttgccagaaggcacttaTGAGACCTGAGATTTAGTTTGATTTCTGAAGCAATTCATTGGGTTACTTCattgtgaccaagtggttagtgtgcttggtttcagtgccgaaggttcccagttcaaaccccactcctgccacatttctccatgtaatgccaAGTTCTGACAGGAAAGGCaggggtgtaaaacttgtgccaaatcaacatgcagatccaccttggatctgctttggcaaccttgagtgaaaacaagggagcagctgtaaggacttacttttacttcatTTGGTTTCGACCAACACTGTGTGGAATTGTTTGAGAGGTATAAATCCACACTTGTGCATCACATGCAGAGCTCACCCTCTCACTGAAAGCTTTCAGAAagtgaatttattattattttttttaaatctcaacgTCGGTGTGACTTCTCAGCCTTAATTTATATGGTTTCACAAAATCATTTCGCAAGAGTATAAACATTCCACACAAGTGATTAGGAAATTTGCTGTGTCACGCTGGATATACAGATTGAGTCCGGAGGAGGACCCAACGAAGTGGGCGGGGTTCATGGGATAAGGATAATCTCGCGAGATGTCAGACGTGGTATAAAGTCTCTCTGCGGGTGTCGGTCACGGTCAGTTTCTCTGCTCCTCCGGTTTCTGGGAAGTTGTAGTTTTGAGTGTGATTAAAGGTATGTATTGTATTTTAAATTTCTGTATCTGCATGGTTTTTAAAGAAGTATTCGTCTTATAAACGAGTGGACGTGATAAAGTGTCAGTCTGATGTAGTTTCATTTACAGCTCCACAGGTGTTTTGTTTCTAAACatgtatttcatccattctgCGAAACGAcggtttttttttcccacccatttcctttctttatttaaaaaaagccaACAAGTGTTCTAGGAAGTAAGATGAACCCCTTTTTTTGTGATTGTTCGTTGTTAATTTGTGGAATAATTCCACTTTGAGGGAATCTCGTGTCGGGTGGCTGCAGTTGTGCAGAGGAAGAAAAATAGTTAATTGCTACTAAGAATCCAATGAGGAAACACCTCTGAATAGAAAATGAGATTGAAAGTGTGTGCGGGATTAGTTCCTGtcaggagaaaaaaataaatccataGGATCATGTCAGCAGCCGTCTGTAGGCTTTTTTGAATGTTTGCCACTGATGtgtaaatttttttcttttttttaactgcaccATCTGTGACCTTGGCCTCTTGACCTTCATATGTGTGCATTTCCGAGGTATTATGCAAAGGTACACAACAATAAAATGTAGTGCTTTGATGTTGCAGTTGTTCTCAAGTTGCCACTCTGAAACACATATGGACAAATCTGGCAACGGGTCCTGAAAGTGTACCCAACATTGATTCATGGGTGATAATTAAAGGTGTCATATTTTGCTGTGTACTTGGCTAATGTATCATAAAACCTGTGGTtcaggtctgattgtggtttttaatcacagatgggatgactttatttattttggctcaccaaaaaaagtgacaaatttgctttacaataaaataacaaaaagctttgctttttttttttttgttttttttaaaccatggtCCTGAATGAAGACAAGGTGGTTGGTGCAAGTCCATCAATTTTTTATGATCCTGCTTATTCCAACTAAAGCTCCATTCACACCAggccaatgtagagttgcgtattgCAGCGTACTGACTATGCTGAGCTATGCAGCTCTACGCCACGTTTAAGCAGCTCTGtgcagcagtatgctgagagGGACGCAAAAattcaaactgtttaatttttttggtgtaGAGCACTGGACGTAGAAAGTACGCAGTTTTTAACCAAGTATACACAATACTTGAGGGTCACAGTGACGTGGGGCTGCAGCCTATTCCAATGGaagtgtgaaagggggggttcatcCTGGACAAGGCAGCCGTAGACAGACAGACTCATTCGCATctatggccaatttaaagttAATACAATTCACCCTGGATGTCTCTGGgtgtggaaggaagctggagcacccagagggaatccacAGTCGTACAATCAAACTTCTTTTTTGTTGGGTTCCTTGGGTCCTTCTGCATAGGCCACACCCATTTATGCCAAGGTGGCCTTACCGCCATTTTTAATtgtctgaaaatgttttttttttttgttttgtgcagtttCACTACTCTTTTCAGTTTTATGTGCCATGTTTGGACTGAGCCACACAAAAGTTATTGCATGAATTTTTGATCTTTCTGTTTTGCTGCTATTGGCTTCCAAAATTAAGTGGGTGTGATGTAACTCACTAAATGTGGTCCAGCTCATGAAGGAATTATTCCTTTGAAGTCAAACTGGGTCAGTATGGCCTTCTTCAAAACTGATACCTTAATTGGCCTGATGGGGGCACTACAACCACTGCAGTAGACTTTTGGCAATAATTACTGAACCCTGCATCTTGCCATATTGGCCCCACCTACATCCCTTTTGTAGCTTTGCAGCCATTTTAAAATAATCCTACTCCTCAGACAAATTTTCTTTCTTGCTCAGGGATGGTAAAGATTATGGCAGTTAAATCTGTCGTGCAGCATccacaaggcacccactacacatggAAAAAGAATTAACTTACTCACCACATGGTGGTACTATAATAACCACATTTACCTTTTTGCTAATTACTCCTCAAGCATGACgcctagaatatatatatatacacacttgtGATTTACGGAATTTTGAATAGTTTGGAAAAGTGTTTATTCGCTACTCCGCCTCTAGTTTTtgcccactcactcatcttcaaccgcttactccagttaagggttgcatggggctgcagcctatcccagcagtcatagggcatgaggcggggtacagggccacacatagacaaacaaacacatacacaccttcagacaatttaaagcttccaatccacctaacctggatgtctttggatgtgggaggaagccggagcacctggagagaacccatgcaaacacagggagaacatgcaaactctacacagaaaggccagaggtgggaatcgaatccatgaccttcttgctgtgaggcaacagtgctaaccactaatccaccttgcTGCCCAATCATCACAAAATGTGGCATGTACAATGCTTGAACCAAGCCACACAAAAATGATTGCATGGCTTTTtctgacttttttgttgttgttgtgttttggaAGAATTGGTGGGTAAAATTCCAGTGGGTGTGGCTTATATCACTAAATCTGTTATAGCTCATGAATGAATTAATCATTTGAAATCAAAATTAAGATCATCATTACAACATTCTGAAAAAAATTATACCTGAAAAAACCCAATGGAGCCGCTACAGTCACTTCGTTACCACCAAAGTAGATTTTTGGCAGTAACGTCTCAAACATtgggccaaaaataaaaattctttATCTGGATTCTGTTGAATGTTCGTCGTCGTAAGACATTGAACTATCAAATTTGTTGCATAGCAGATTCTTTAGACATTTTGAACTTTTGGGAAATCTGTGCTTTTGCTTCACCTCCTACAATTTTTGCTCAAGTCGTCAGAAAACGTGGCACATAAAATATTTGAAACGAGCCACATAAAAGGTCTACGACAGATTTATCATAGTTTCTCTTGTTTTGCCACTTGAGTTGGAATTGATGTGATGAGTTGAGTTGGTGTGGCTTAATTCATGAAATCTATTGTTCATGAATGAATTGCTCTTTTGATACCAAACTTCATGGACATTTGCAAAAAGTCACACCTTAACTGACCTGATGGGGGCAGCACAGCATCACAGTATACTTTTGGAAGTAACTTCTGAAACCAGAGGCCTATAATAAAAGATCTAATGGATCTGGATTCCATGGAAGATTCTGCATCTAACCATATAGGCTCCACCCACTTCACCATTGAAAATCTTTGGCCATTTATATTTTACTAACAAACTGTTTTTTCACTAATACTTCAACAATTTATCCCGTTTTCACAAAATGTGGGATGTACAATGTTTTAACCAATCCAAGTTATTGAAGGGATCTTTGAAGGTTTAGGGTGCGCTGTAATACCACAGTAGACTTCTGACAACACCAACTGTATGGAGGGATTAATGACAAAGTGCTGTAGCACAGAGTGACAGCAACATGGGAAGATGCAGGGGACATGAGGAGCTTTGAACAGGTGCATTATTCATGGGTTGAATTGCAGAAACAGGGCTTGGACCCTGACAGTGGCCGCTTGCGGCTACATTTTGCATTGTTTGTATGCAACATCGATAAAGGGGGGGTCCACATAGCTTTAAAAAAATGGAGTGTATTTTAAAGTTCATCACCAAAAGGACTGCAGAGACACTCGAATGATGCACATTTAAAATCTTTTAAGAGAACCTGTCTCTGTGAATACTGAGATGATGCTGGCTGTGTGTACGTCAGATGCATAGTAATGCTATGACTCTTTTTTGCAAAGCTTTATTTGCAATTTGTTCTGTATGATTAGAAAAATCTCCCTGGTACGATAAGTGCCAAGACTATTTGGGAAGAAATGATCTTGACATGCATCTCCTAAAAAAAACAATGGACTcctttttatttatatttgtgaAGGGTAAATGAAAATGTTTCACTGTTCAGGTTTCCAGTCAGAGTGAAGATGGCTGCAGGCAAGGCTCACATTGGAAAACTGGCCCCAGATTTCACTGCCAAAGCGGTAATGCCAGATGGACAGTTTAAGGAACTCACGCTTTCAGACTACAGAGGTACatttttattagattttttttttacagtttacaTTATTAAAATAAGTGACTCAAGTAATTAGGTAATCATGCCCTCTTTGTACAGTAGCTTCTCACATGAGGACATGGTTCTGTAAAAGCAAATTTCTATCTTGCATTATAACAAAGATTAATCAGTGATGGAAATAAATCTGTCTGGGGGAGATGGTTTGTCGCTGTCACACAGATCGTGAAGTGATGAATGGCAACACTTGCACAGACGAGGCCAGAATTGTAAATTGTGGTGTAGTTGTTGGATGTGATTCACCGTGTGATTACATGATTAACTTAATAATCTACCCCCCTCCCAACTTTGATGCAGGGAAATATGTTGTATTTTTCTTCTATCCACTGGACTTCACCTTTGTGTGTCCAACTGAGATCATTGCATTCAGTGACGCTGCTAATGAATTTAAGAAGATTGACTGTGAGGTCATCGCTGCCTCTGTTGACTCCCACTTCTCCCATCTTGCATGGTATTTATGAAACTTTAGATTTGAACATAACTGTGTACTTGGCCTTGAAAACTGCATTGTTTCGTTTGCATTTAAGGACCAACACACCCCGTAAGCAGGGTGGTCTGGGTACGATGAAGATTCCCCTGGTGTCTGACATACAGCATACAATCTCCAAAGACTACGGCATCTTGAAGGAGGATGAGGGCATTGCCTACAGGTGGGTTTAGGAATCTATTTGCTGCCTATGCATCCAAGCAATGAAGTGTACAGCAAGTAAGGCCTACGTAGGCCCTAAGATGTTTTTGTGCTGGTGCCTCATCCTAAATTCTGTAGCGTGATGCTACTTATTTATGTGGCACTTTCAATTACATGTACAAAGTCTAGGACCATGCATGTTGCCGCATTCACCGCAGCATCCTGAGACTTAAATACTgcagaaaatacaataaataccACTGTTATTCATAGAGATTTCATAAAAGAGGTAATGCATAAAATACAAAATTCCATTAAGCTTTACTGTTTCTAGGCACaaaaaaactggaaaaaatgtttttaaatggcAATGGAACTTGACCACCAAACATCATTTAGCATAGCATTCCACATTTTCTTGTTGAAAATGCATGGACGTCCCCAGAAAAATGTTCTTGAAAGCAGCATATGTTGCTGTAAAATCTCAAATGCTGCCATCATTTAAGTGTAAATTCCCTTTTCCATGGGCAGTGACACAactccataccatgacagactctGGCTTTTGATGCTGAAGACCATCTCAATGGTCTGCTTCATCTTTGTTCTGGAGTACACTGCATCCCTTGATTCCAATAAAGATCTAGACTAATTTAACTGGCCACATTACATGATTCCACTGTATGATGGGTCAACAATGATGCCTCCACACCCAGAGGAAGACAGAGAAGTAATCTATTGTTGTGGTTATATCTCCTATTGATGAATAGCCTGATGCTGTGCCATTTAAGGGATCAGAAATCAGGGGTGTCTAGCTCAGGCTTGCGCCCTTGCCCTTTGTCCACTAAAATTCCTCTAGGTACCTTGAATcctttaatgatattatgcaatGTGGTTATTTCCAGAACaggaggttcccagttcaagatgacccctgcctattctccatgttatatggagttatgtcaggaaagaaatctggtgtaaaacctataCGAGCTCAACATGCACATCAATCTCTGAACTGCTGtgttgacccagagtgaaaaaggTGCAAGTCAAGGGGACTTGTGGACTACAGAGAAAATATGCCAGTCCCTctcaatctttctttgaggatattttttaaatatttcaataattttctaacACTTTTGACATACTGGAAACCCTCTGTGCATCTTTACTCCATAAAGATTCAGCCTTTTGTGGATATTGTTTTCATACCATCATATTTATAATCACCTGTTGAAGTTGCTTGTTTGACGTAACATTTTATACTTTTACTTATGTACAgtaatgcaggaatgtctgcatattaataaatgaaatttAGTTGACCACATGGGTTGGGTTCACGGTCTAAAtagaagtaaaagtaaaaataagtgttttgtgtgtgttggaGGGGTGGTTCCTGTGTGGTACCAACTTTTTCGTGATTCGTGGTTGTAGAAATAAGTCCGTGTAGGTTGCTGTGAATTCTGCTTTCAAAGGGAGATGTTTGTTTTGATAATAAAGCTTTTTATAGCAGGAAGAAAATCATGACATCACCATGTCTAAAGTACAGCAAAAGGCTATTCAATCGGTGGTTTCAACCATATCAATTTAATAATGAGGACAGGAGCACATTCAACTTCTTCTCTGCCATTTTAGGAGAGGGGTTTAATCTACGACAGTGCTGACAGCAACACGAAGGTCCTTACATCAGATAAACTTCTTGTATAAAACAAATCACCCGGTGGCTGTAGCAAATACGGTGAAACTCTGAACACATTCCTTACAGAAGTGCTTGATATGGATTTAAAGAATAAAATGCCAGCATCGTGCACCAGTAGAGTATTTGCCAGAAGTGATATGGTATTTAAGCATAAATAGGTTTTAAAGAAACTACATTTTTGGCAGGGGGTGGGATTtaaacccagagccttctgaactgaaaccaagcacattaaccacttggccaccacccctaattAAGGAACTATGACATGGGCTTTTATTAAGTATTTCCAACCTCATGCTCTAATGCAGTGGATCTCAAACTGGCCCTCAAGTACCACCTAATCTACACACTTATATGTATTCCAATCTAGCAATTATATTATATGATGACGTAATTGTATGGTAAAATTTCTAACTGATCAAAACAATTCTTTGTAACTAAATGCGGTGCAGCACATTGACATTCAGCTCTTTACATATTTTGGGGATAAACTGAAGTCTCATATTTTATTTTGGGATGCACTTGCATAAATGCatgtacagtagtattcagaataatacgagtagtgctatgtgactaaaaagattaatccaggttttgagtatatttcttattgttacatgggaaacaaggtaccagtagattctcacaaatctaaagaccaagcattcatgatatgcacactcttaaggctatgaaactgggctattggttaaaaaaaagtagtaaagggggtgttc
This region includes:
- the prdx1 gene encoding peroxiredoxin-1, whose translation is MAAGKAHIGKLAPDFTAKAVMPDGQFKELTLSDYRGKYVVFFFYPLDFTFVCPTEIIAFSDAANEFKKIDCEVIAASVDSHFSHLAWTNTPRKQGGLGTMKIPLVSDIQHTISKDYGILKEDEGIAYRGLFIIDEKGILRQITINDLPVGRSVEETLRLVQAFQFTDKHGEVCPAGWKPGSDTIKPDVQKSKDFFSKQ